A window of Clavibacter michiganensis contains these coding sequences:
- a CDS encoding glycosyltransferase family 9 protein: MPVVAPLHETFPDVRSIAVLRGGGLGDLIFALPAMAALKAAYPGARITLLGTPLHRALLAGRPGGPDEIEVLPVAHGVRDVPGTDPDPAEIEAFAARMRARRFDLAMQVHGGGRNSNPFLLRLGARHTVGTATDDAERLERVIPYVYYQHEVLRGLEVAGLAGAPVADLEPVVEVTDAERAAASEHVTGAPGGLVVIHPGATDPRRRWPVESFAEVARQAAADDAQVVVVGDATDAADAERIVALGREGLSAEQAGRITSLADALTLGELAGLFTHADVVLGNDSGPRHLAQAVGARTVGVFWFGNVINAAAFGRTRHRIHIGWTTRCPVCGVDVTQVGWTAERCAHDPSHVAGVRVEDVHADVQQLRRASLGERVGA, translated from the coding sequence GTGCCCGTCGTCGCCCCGCTCCACGAGACATTCCCCGACGTCCGCTCCATCGCCGTGCTGCGCGGCGGCGGGCTCGGCGACCTGATCTTCGCGCTGCCCGCGATGGCGGCGCTCAAGGCCGCGTACCCGGGGGCGCGGATCACGCTGCTCGGCACGCCGCTGCACCGCGCGCTCCTCGCCGGTCGGCCGGGCGGGCCCGACGAGATCGAGGTGCTGCCGGTCGCGCACGGCGTGCGGGACGTGCCCGGCACGGATCCGGACCCGGCGGAGATCGAGGCGTTCGCGGCCCGGATGCGCGCGCGCCGCTTCGACCTCGCCATGCAGGTGCACGGGGGCGGCCGCAACTCCAACCCGTTCCTGCTGCGGCTCGGCGCCCGGCACACCGTGGGCACCGCGACCGACGACGCCGAGCGGCTCGAGCGCGTGATCCCGTACGTCTACTACCAGCACGAGGTGCTGCGCGGGCTCGAGGTCGCGGGGCTCGCGGGGGCGCCCGTCGCCGACCTGGAGCCGGTCGTCGAGGTGACCGACGCCGAGCGGGCGGCCGCGTCCGAGCACGTGACGGGCGCGCCGGGCGGGCTCGTCGTGATCCACCCGGGCGCCACCGACCCGCGCCGCCGGTGGCCCGTCGAGTCGTTCGCGGAGGTCGCGCGCCAGGCCGCCGCGGACGACGCGCAGGTGGTCGTCGTGGGCGACGCGACCGACGCCGCGGACGCCGAGCGCATCGTGGCGCTCGGCCGGGAGGGACTGTCCGCGGAGCAGGCCGGGCGGATCACCTCGCTCGCCGACGCGCTCACCCTCGGCGAGCTCGCCGGCCTCTTCACGCACGCCGACGTGGTGCTCGGCAACGACAGCGGCCCGCGCCACCTCGCGCAGGCCGTCGGCGCGCGCACCGTCGGCGTCTTCTGGTTCGGCAACGTGATCAACGCGGCGGCGTTCGGGCGCACGCGGCACCGGATCCACATCGGCTGGACCACGCGCTGCCCCGTCTGCGGCGTCGACGTGACCCAGGTCGGCTGGACCGCCGAGCGCTGCGCGCACGACCCGTCGCACGTCGCCGGGGTGCGCGTGGAGGACGTGCACGCGGACGTGCAGCAGCTGCGGCGGGCGTCGCTCGGGGAGCGCGTCGGCGCCTGA
- a CDS encoding LacI family DNA-binding transcriptional regulator, with translation MTSPPSAVKSGGRRTPGGRTVSMADVAAHAGVSAQTVSRVSNGAQNVEASTRQRVMDAMAELGYRPNSAARALKTGRFRSIGIIMFTLSTLGNMRTLDAIVTAASGAGYTITLMPVPHPTEGEVAGAFSRLQEEAVDGVVIIIEAHMLDRADVIIPVGLPVVIIDSDAGDPFVVVDTDQEQGTRLVTQHLLDLGHTAIVHVAGPSTSYSAARRAAEWRATMLDAGLQPEDPAQGDWTTASGYRIGKELGQRADITGIVAANDQMALGIMHALHELGREVPGDISVVGFDDTEESSSFWPPLTTVHQDFTEIGRRSMQVLLEMLDGREPSGDRIVPTRLVVRESAAAPRGDAR, from the coding sequence ATGACATCTCCACCGTCGGCCGTCAAGTCGGGTGGCCGGCGCACGCCCGGCGGCCGCACCGTGTCGATGGCCGACGTCGCCGCGCACGCCGGGGTGTCGGCCCAGACGGTGTCCCGGGTGTCCAACGGGGCGCAGAACGTGGAGGCCTCGACCCGGCAGCGGGTGATGGACGCGATGGCCGAGCTCGGCTACCGGCCGAACAGCGCCGCGCGGGCGCTGAAGACCGGGCGCTTCCGCAGCATCGGCATCATCATGTTCACGCTCTCCACCCTCGGCAACATGCGCACGCTCGACGCGATCGTCACGGCCGCGTCCGGCGCCGGGTACACGATCACGCTGATGCCGGTGCCGCATCCGACCGAGGGCGAGGTGGCCGGGGCGTTCAGCCGGCTGCAGGAGGAGGCGGTCGACGGGGTCGTCATCATCATCGAGGCGCACATGCTCGACCGGGCCGACGTGATCATCCCCGTGGGGCTGCCCGTCGTGATCATCGACTCCGACGCGGGCGACCCGTTCGTGGTGGTGGACACCGACCAGGAGCAGGGCACGCGGCTCGTGACGCAGCACCTGCTGGATCTCGGGCACACCGCGATCGTGCACGTCGCCGGCCCCTCCACCTCCTACTCGGCGGCCCGCCGCGCGGCCGAGTGGCGCGCGACCATGCTCGACGCCGGGCTCCAGCCGGAGGATCCCGCGCAGGGCGACTGGACCACGGCGTCGGGCTACCGCATCGGCAAGGAGCTCGGGCAGCGCGCCGACATCACGGGCATCGTCGCCGCGAACGACCAGATGGCGCTCGGGATCATGCACGCGCTGCACGAGCTCGGCCGCGAGGTGCCGGGCGACATCAGCGTGGTCGGCTTCGACGACACCGAGGAGTCGAGCTCGTTCTGGCCGCCGCTCACGACCGTGCACCAGGACTTCACCGAGATCGGCCGCCGCTCGATGCAGGTGCTGCTCGAGATGCTCGACGGCCGCGAGCCCTCGGGCGACCGCATCGTGCCGACGCGGCTCGTGGTGCGCGAGAGCGCGGCGGCGCCGCGGGGCGACGCGCGCTGA
- a CDS encoding carbohydrate ABC transporter permease encodes MTTMSTSATRPKAPDAARPSGPPMRRDKRRWTGLGFVAPFLVVFLVVLIAPVGYSIYLSLFQERMIGGNSFVGIANYTQALNDPNFWDALGRVALFLVVQVPIMLFIALFAALALDSARLHFTAFFRISIFLPYAVPAVVAALMWGFIYGNRFGLVGNVEQATGWDLPDLLSQSWILASIGNIVTWEFVGYNMLLFYAALRVISPDLYEAAELDGAGPFRIITGIKLPAIRGALVIGVIFSIIGSFQLFNEPNILQTLAPNAISSYFTPNMYAYNLSFAGQQFNYSAAIAIIMGVLTMVVAYVVQLVGTRKDS; translated from the coding sequence ATGACGACGATGTCGACCTCGGCCACCCGGCCGAAGGCGCCCGACGCGGCCCGCCCGAGCGGTCCCCCGATGCGACGCGACAAGCGACGCTGGACCGGACTGGGCTTCGTCGCCCCGTTCCTCGTGGTCTTCCTCGTCGTCCTCATCGCGCCCGTCGGCTACTCGATCTACCTCAGCCTGTTCCAGGAGCGGATGATCGGCGGCAACTCGTTCGTCGGCATCGCGAACTACACGCAGGCGCTCAACGACCCGAACTTCTGGGACGCGCTCGGCCGCGTCGCCCTGTTCCTCGTCGTGCAGGTGCCGATCATGCTCTTCATCGCCCTGTTCGCGGCCCTCGCGCTCGACTCGGCCCGGCTGCACTTCACGGCGTTCTTCCGCATCTCGATCTTCCTGCCCTACGCCGTCCCCGCGGTCGTCGCGGCGCTCATGTGGGGCTTCATCTACGGCAACCGCTTCGGCCTCGTCGGCAACGTCGAGCAGGCCACCGGCTGGGACCTCCCCGACCTGCTCTCGCAGAGCTGGATCCTCGCGTCGATCGGCAACATCGTCACGTGGGAGTTCGTCGGCTACAACATGCTGCTGTTCTACGCGGCCCTCCGCGTCATCTCGCCCGACCTCTACGAGGCCGCCGAGCTCGACGGCGCGGGCCCGTTCCGCATCATCACCGGCATCAAGCTCCCCGCCATCCGCGGCGCGCTCGTCATCGGCGTGATCTTCTCCATCATCGGCAGCTTCCAGCTCTTCAACGAGCCGAACATCCTGCAGACGCTGGCGCCGAACGCGATCAGCTCGTACTTCACCCCGAACATGTACGCGTACAACCTGTCCTTCGCGGGACAGCAGTTCAACTACTCCGCCGCCATCGCGATCATCATGGGCGTCCTGACGATGGTGGTCGCCTACGTGGTGCAGCTCGTCGGCACCCGGAAGGACAGCTGA